The Mariprofundus sp. NF sequence GCCGCCTTAGTGCCCATATAAAATTTAATTAAATAGAAGGGGAACCCATGAGTCTAAAGATCTACCATAACCCACGCTGCAGCAAATCACGGCAGACACTTGCCCTGATCAGAGAGCAGGGTTTTGAACCTGAGATTATCGAATACCTCAACACGCAGCCAAGCCCGAGTGAACTTGATCAGATTCTGACCATGCTCGACATAGAGCCAGAGGCGCTGATGCGCAAAGGCGAAGCTGATTTCAGGGAGTACATCAAAGGCAAATCACTGGATCGCTCCGAGGCTATTGCGCTGATGTTATCCTACCCGAAGGTGATAGAGCGTCCGATTGTCGTCCATGATGACAAAGCTGCCATAGGCAGACCTCCCGAGAGTGTTCTGGAGATTCTATAACCATAAAAAGCCCGGGCAAAAACCCGGGCTTTTTTTGTTTTCTTGTCCCGTCCTGAAATAAGTTGACACAAAAAGGACTTATTATGGGAAAGGAAGAAACAGCAAGGCGCAGACGAAGTCAGCGTGATTATACATTGGGCTTTAAATTGAGCATTGTCGAACAGGTTGAA is a genomic window containing:
- the arsC gene encoding arsenate reductase (glutaredoxin) (This arsenate reductase requires both glutathione and glutaredoxin to convert arsenate to arsenite, after which the efflux transporter formed by ArsA and ArsB can extrude the arsenite from the cell, providing resistance.), with the translated sequence MSLKIYHNPRCSKSRQTLALIREQGFEPEIIEYLNTQPSPSELDQILTMLDIEPEALMRKGEADFREYIKGKSLDRSEAIALMLSYPKVIERPIVVHDDKAAIGRPPESVLEIL